Genomic DNA from Oryza sativa Japonica Group chromosome 5, ASM3414082v1:
AACAATTCAACTTCTGATTGGATGGAGCAATAGACAATCATAGCGTacacaaaataaaaacatagaTGTGTGTATATAGGACTTTGTTTCTTCTGACAATGCCGTTTCCTGACCTGAACATCCACATTGAGCTATCGCTGAAAGCTTTCCAGATGACGGTATTTCATAAACAACCATACAGCCGCCAAACTTATGTACAATAGCGGCGTGTTTGACCATTGACATATTGAATGCTCCCAGAATGGGAGTGTCGCAGTCAATTCTACCACAGCACATGTACTATTGCTACTCTTTCCGTGACATATAACTggacaatcttttttttttaaaaaaaaagaaaacctattTCTGGACCAACCGTGCATAATTGCACGGCTATATAATTTTCTAGATTCATCAGTACATCAATACGCTAGAAGCTTGAGTGTAAGACACATATCGGTCAGTAAGCAAGACCACCTGAGAGTGCATCTCCATCATCATTGATTAAGCTCTCAGTTAACCAGTACCCATCCCATGAGCCACCAACCCTCTACAACAACAATGGGTTAAAAAACAAAGTAGCTGGAACAGAGGTGACAGAAGGATGTGTTGATAGGTACCTGAACCATTGTAAACTGAAATATAGCTTCTTCCTCCGGACGTGATCCTCGAACCCACACTCTTTGCTTATATAGGTTCTGTTAGCACGATCAGATTCAAGATCAAGATAATTTGTCTCATTGTACGATAGACAGAAATATTAAGGGGGTTAAGACCAACCTCTTCAACCCATAAACTGCTCAATATAGTTCTTTCTTTGTGGGCAAGCAAAACCCTATAAGTTGAATGGTGAAATATCCGCCGGAAACGTTCAAACTGGAGTAGCACTAGTGGCAATCAGCAAGACAGCTATGAAGCATGAACAACCATATATGTCAGAAGGAAAATACTTCTGGTCTACCTGTCCTAGATCAAATTGTCGCCCAAAATAAGTTGATCTCTCAAAAGGATCAAAGCCTGCAAACTGATAAGGCCATATAGATTCAG
This window encodes:
- the LOC4339685 gene encoding uncharacterized protein isoform X1, with the translated sequence MAAMASSAPTAAKPVALLPAPICRCGGGGLRSTLLALMPPAAAAASRFRVSASASDVPDFLSSDWLETRKKKPFGPRLNFNAEEAVEYQLEALKYNDQPRQDYGIEVMYRFAGFDPFERSTYFGRQFDLGQFERFRRIFHHSTYRVLLAHKERTILSSLWVEENLYKQRVWVRGSRPEEEAIFQFTMVQRVGGSWDGYWLTESLINDDGDALSGGLAY